CGTCCAAAGATGCCTCTACGCCTGTTTGATCTTTTACAGCGTTTATAGCATTTACTAAAGCACCGTTGCTATCACCAGCCTTAACATCTAGGTCGCCTATCTTTACGCCATTGATACTAAATGATTTAATTAAACCACCAGATATAGCTTTAGAGCTCTTCCAAGTAACGTCATATGTAGCACGGACACCTGTTTTATCAGATACTTTGTTGATATTCTCAGCTAAAGCACCTAGTCCTGTTCCTAAGCTAGATGATATAGTAGCAGCTGCTACTTTTACATCATTTATACCATCTACGTTTAAGAATGTAAGAGTTATTTTACCGCCAGCTGTTAAAAGCTTAGAGCTTTCAAATCTTGTAAGACCTATCTTATCAGATGTAGTAGCACCTATGCTAGCTTTAACTGTTTGGTTAGAGTATGCACCTATTTGGAACTCTTTGTTAGAAAATGTTCCATTTAGAAGTTGTTGACCGTTAAAAGATGTGGTGTTACCTATGTTATCAAGCTCTTCCATAAGGCGAACGATGTCAGCTTGAAGTGCTTGACGTGAGCTAGTTGTTTGACCATCTTGAGCTGACTGAGTAGCTTTAACCTTGATAGTCTCAAGAATTTTTAGTTGCTCATCCATAGCTTTATCAGCTGTCTGAATGATACCGATAGCGTCGTTACCATTTGCGATAGCTTGACCAAGTGTACTAGCTTGTGAACGAAGACTATCTGCGATAGCCAAACCTGATGCATCATCAGCTGCTGTTTGAATTCTCAAACCAGAGCTTAGTCTGCCTAGTGAGTTAGAAAGGTTTCTGTTGTTTCCAACTGCGTTTGCGTGTGAATTCATCGCATTTATGTTAGTGTTTATACGAAAACTCATTGTAAATCCTTTTAGTTTTAGTTACGACATCTTGTCGCACAAATACTATATCGGAAGTTTTTTTAAAAACTTTAGGGGTGATGATAAATTTAAATTTATATTGTTTGTTTTATATATGTTGTGGGTGAAATTTACTAAAAAGCTTAAGCTTCTCTGCAATTACTTATGCTAGACACTACATATATCTTTACCTTGTCTGTGTAGGTGTTTATCTATCTTGCAAAATAGTGCAATCAAGCCCTTTGAATATGATAAATTTATCCATCTCTACCTATATTATAGAATTTTTTGTTACAATTACGCGAAAAAATCAAAAAGGCTAGATAATGAAAGACTTAATCATCGTAGAATCTCCTGCCAAAGCAAAGACGATAAATAACTTCTTAGGCAAGGACTACAACGTCATCGCCTCAAAAGGACACATAAGAGATCTGCCAAAAACAAGCTTTGGCATAAAGATAGAAGATGATAAATTTATACCTGAATACCGCGTAAGTACCGATCACTCTAAAATAGTAAAAGAGATAAAAGAACTAGCTAAAAACGCAAATGAGATCTATCTAGCAACTGATGAGGATAGAGAGGGAGAGGCGATAGCGTTTCACATCGCAAACGCCATAGGCAAAGACGCTACAAAGCTACCGCGTATAGTGTTTCACGAGATAACAAAAAGTGCTATAAATAATGCCTTGCAAAATCCACGCCATATAAATATGCATAGCGTAAATGCTCAGCAAACACGTCGTCTACTCGATCGCATAGTCGGATACAAGCTAAGTCCGCTTTTAAATTTAAAGATACAAAAGGGGCTTAGTGCTGGGCGTGTGCAGAGTGCAGCCTTAAAAATAATAGTCGATCGTGAGCGTGAAATTCAAGCATTTAAACCGATCGAATACTACTTGATAGATACAAAATTTAAAAAAGACTTAGAGGCTGAGCTGATAAAATTTGAAAGTCAAAAGATAGAGAAGCTAACGATCACAAATGCCGATCGTGCGAAGTATATCGTGCAGAATTTAAAAGATAAAAAATTTAGCGTCCGCGATATAGAGAGCAAAGATCGCAAGATCCAGCCAAGTCCGCCGTTTATGACCTCAACACTTCAACAAAGTGCGAGTAACCGACTAGGATTTAGCCCCAAAAAGACGATGATGATAGCTCAGACATTGTATGAAGGCGTGCAGACGCATGAGGGCTTTATGGGTGCGATAACATATATGAGAACAGATAGCTTAAATTTAGCCAAAGAGGCGGTAGCGGCGGCTCGCGAGATGATAAAAAATGAATTTGGTGATAAGTATCTGCCGAGCAAGGCGGTCTTTTACACTACGCACTCAAAAGGAGCTCAAGAGGCTCACGAAGCGATACGTCCGACAAATTTAAGCTTTACTCCAGCTATTGCGGCGAAATTTTTAGAAAAGGACGCTTTAAGACTTTATACGCTTATATATAACAGATTTTTAGCATCTCAGATGAACCCTTGTGTTAGCCAAACGCAAAATGTCTTTGTTGTAAGCGAAAATGCAGAGTTTAAGATAAGTGGTCGCAAGGTTGTATTTGATGGATTTTACCGCGTTTATGGCGATATGGATAAAGATAAAATTTTACCAAATTTAAACATCGGCGACGAGATGAGCTTAGAGAGCATTAAGTCCACTCAGCACTTTACTGAGCCGCCTTCTCGCTACTCAGAGGCAGGACTAGTTAAAAAGCTAGAGAGCCTAGGTATCGGACGTCCTAGCACCTACGCACCGACCATATCGCTATTAACAAGCCGAGAATACGTCCGAATAGAGAAAAAACAGCTCATACCAAATGAAGTGGCGTTTACAATGATGAGCGTTTTAGAAGAGCATTTTAGCAACATTGTTGATAGCGAATTTACCTCTCGCCTTGAAGAAAAGCTAGATGAGATCGCTGAAGATAAAGCCGACTGGCAAAAGGTGCTAAATGACTTTTACTATCCGTTTATTGATAAAATCTCAGAGGGTAAAACAAATATAAAAAGCCTAAAAGTATCCACACCGATCGGAGAAAAATGCCCGGAATGTGGCGGTGAACTAGTCAAACGCAAGGGGCGATATGGCGAGTTTATAGCGTGTGGAAACTTCCCAAAATGCAAATACTCACGCAATATCAAATCAGATGAAAATCAGTCAAGCATAAACGGTGAGAGTGGCGAAGATGTAGCAAAACCAATAAGAGCGAAAAAAGAGATCGTTAAGCTTGAAGTGCCGTGTCCAAAATGTGGCGGGGATATAGTGGAGAGATTTAGTAGACGTGGTAAATTTTATGGGTGTGCAAACTACCCCAAATGCGACTTTATCAGCAACTACGAGCCAACTGAGTATAAGTGTGATACGTGTGGTGGTATGATAGTTAAAAAAGAGCTGAAAAAAGGGACATTCTTAGAGTGTGTCAAGTGCAAGAACAAAAAAGAAATTTAAAGATAGGTATCATCAGCGATAGTCATCATAGGATGGATGTAGCAAAAGAGGCTATAGATTTACTCGTGAAAAATGGTTGCGAGCTAGTGCTTCACGCTGGGGATATATTAAAGAGTGAATGTCTTAAATATCTTCAAGATAGTGGCGTAGCGTATCGTGCAGTGATAGGAAATAACGACTCGCATTTAAGTGTTTTAAAGGTCAAATTTGATCTATTTGATGAGCCGTATGAGTTTAAGTTTAAAGAGCTTGGCATAAGGCTTATGCACCACTCTAAATTTATAAACACTAAAAATAATAATGTAAATCTCGTGGTATTTGGTCATACACATAGCTTTACGACACTACTTCAAAATGACTGCTTAATAATCAATCCGGGTGAGATTTGTGGGAGAAATTTTGGCGTTTTTACTTTTGCAATGGTAGAGTTTGATGGTAAAAATTTTAATGTTTATAAATTTAGCAAAACTCCCCAAAGCACGGAGTTTAAGGTGGAAAATATAAATTTACAAGGACAAAGATGAATACGATAATGCTGTGTGCCATAAGCTCACTGAGTGCAGGAAATTGTAGTGAAGATTGTGCGTATTGCACTCAAAGTGTAGGTGTAAAAAGCGATATACAACGCTACAATCTAAAAACGCCAGAACAAGTTATAGCCGAAGCTAAAAAAGCCTACGAATACCACGCCTTGGGCTTTTGTCTGGTTACAAGTGGAGCTAGGCTGACAGATAAAAAGACCGAAGATGTCGCACGAATAGCCAAGGCTGTGAGTGAGGCGGTGCCTGAGCTTATGCTTATCGCCTGTAATGGTATGGCAACACGCGAGCAGCTACGTGAACTAAAAAAGGCTGGAGTATTTAGCTACAATCACAACCTTGAAACAAGCCGTGAGTACTTCAGTAAAATTTGCACGACGCACTCGTGGGATGAGCGATATGAGACAAATTTAAACGCACAAGCCGAAGGATTACAGCTTTGTTGTGGTGGAATTTATGGTATAGGCGAGAGTGAAGCTGATAGAGTGAGTTTTAGACGAAGTCTGGCAGAGCTTAAGCCGTTTTCAAGCCCTATAAATTTTTTCATAGCTAACCCTGCTTTAAATTTACAACAGCCACGTTTAAGCGTAGATGAAGCACTAAAAATCATAGATGATACGGTAAAAACCCTACCAAACACTCGTATAATGATAGCTGGTGGACGTGAAGCAGTACTTGGGGAACGTCAGTATGAGATATTTGATCATGGTGTGAGTGCAGTTGTTATAGGGGATTATCTCACAACAAAAGGCGAAGAGAGACTAAAAGATATAGAGCAGTTTAAAAAGATGGGCTTTAGCTTTGCAAGCAAGTGCCACTAAGATTAAGGCGTTTAAGCTCACGTAAACACCTTAATCTCTTTTAAATTTATCTACACTCCACCTTTGGAGCGTTTGTCATAAAATAGCTCTCGTGAGAGTTTATAAACTCACGTGCAGACTTTAGATCATTAAATCGTTGTGCGTAAAACAAGATGATAATACCGCAGTTTTGCTTAGTTGCAATATTAAAATTTACTTCATAGTCGCTAAAGTTAGCATTGTTTGGCATAGGATAGTAAAGCGTCTTGTCAATAGCACGATTTTCGTCTAGCTTTGTTATACTGTATTCATGATTTTCTATGTCATGCACGTTTTTGATGGAATCTATATAAACGTCAATATCTTTTAAGTTTGGATCATACATTACGCTTATTAGCTTACTCCAGCTAAAATCCTTCTCGCCCTTTAGATAATACTCCACTAAATTATCCGTAGTATAAGTTTTGCTAAATTTTTCACCATTATAGAGTATCGTATCTGGCAGATTTAAAGCATTAAGCGTATCACTTTTGCTCGGTGTAGTAGCATATGGGATACTTTGCATATTTAAACAACCGCTCAAAGCAAAAGCCATAAGCGATGATAATAAAATTTTAAATTTCATTTTTACTTCCTTTTTTGCGTAATTATATAAATTTATCGCACAAGACTATCTTAATCAAATCATAACAAATTTTAATATATAATCAGCCAAATTTTAACAAAGGGAAATCTTGCAAACTGATAACGTGAGCGAACTTAGCATACTTATTACACTAGCTTTTATCATCTTTGCATCGCCGTATTTTTCGCGAGTTTTGCGTATTCCGATCGCACCGGTTGAGATTATGCTGGGTGCTGTGGCAGGATATCTTGGCTTTATCGGTAACAATGAAATTTTTAAGCTCATAAGCGAAGTCGGCTTTTTCTTTTTGATGTTTTTAGCGGGCATGGAGATAGACCTACAAATGTTTATAAACGCTGATCGCCGTGTGTTAAAGCTAGGCTTTATCTACCTAGCTATGCTTTATGCACTTGCGGCTACTCTGACGTTTGCCTTAAATTTAAATACTCTGTTTATCATCATTATCCCAATTATGAGTGTAGGTATGATATTTACGCTGTTTAAAGAGTATGGAAAGAACGAAGAGTGGCTAAATTTAAGTATGCTAATCGCCTCCATCGGTGAGCTATTTAGTATCGTGTTTCTTACCTTTGCAACGGCTTATTTACAGTTTGGTGCAGGACTTGAGCTATGGCTGACTATCACATATTTAGCCCTATTTTTAGGGCTTAGTGTGCTTGGATTTAAATTTTTAAAAGTTCTTTTTTGGTGGTATCCATCGCTTAAGATTATCCTTATGCCACATTACGATAAGGATGAAAAAGACATACGTCTAAGCATTGCGGTATTTTTTTTAATGATAGTTTTGATGATATATCTGCACCTTGAAGTAGCCTTTGGTGCATTTATCGCTGGTATGTTTATCACTACATTTTTTGATCATAAAAAAGACCTACCGCATAAACTTGCTAGTTTTGGTTTTGGTTTTTTGGTACCGACATTTTTTGTCTATATCGGCTCAACGTTAAAGTTATCAAATTTACTTGTCAGCGAGATACTAAAAGACGCCTTTTTTATCGTATTTTCAATGATAATCTGCCGCTTTTTAGCTAGTTTTGCTTTCTTAAATATGTTAAAATTTAAAAAAATGGCACTTTACACACTCTCACAGTCTATGCCACTTACACTTCTTATCGCAGTTGCTACCATAGCACACAAAACAGGTGGCATAAGTGAAAAATTTTACTCATCTTTCATACTTGCAAGTCTTTTACAAGCTATAATATCAATGGTACTCATAAAAATCATAATGGCTATCAAACCTGAAAGGAGGTAAAATGGCTAACATAGCAACATTAACTGACAATCGAACTGGCAAAAGCTGGGATTTTCCGATTCTTCAAGGTACGATGGGGCCTGATGTTGTGGATATATCCACATTTTTTAGCGATACCGGGATGTTTACTTTTGATAGGGGCTATACCTCAACGGCGATGTGTCGTAGCTCTATTACATACATAGACGGCTTAAAGGGTGAGCTGATGTATCGCGGATACGACATAGCCTATCTGGCTGAAAATAAGACATTTTTAGATGTCGCATACTTGCTTTTAAACAAAGAGTTACCAAATGAGAAGGAGTATGCAGATTTTAAAATGGAGCTTAAAAAACGCTCTTTTATCCACGAAGGTATGATGAAAATTTTTGACACATTCCCTGATAAAGCCCATCCTATGGCTATACTTCAAGCTAGTGTCTCAGTGCTTTCTGCCTTTTACTCAGATTATTTAAATATGGATAAACCTAAGGAATATCGCGAAATGGCTATGCGAATAATCGCTAAAATCCCAACTATAGCAGCATTTAGCTATCGCTACTCACGTGGGCTACCGATAATATATCCGAATTTAGACAGGGGATTTACTGAAAATTTCTTATATATGATGCGTGGATATCCATACGAACACGTCGATCTTAAACCGATAGAGATTAAGGCACTTGATACAGTATTTATGCTACATGCCGATCACGAGCAAAATGCCTCTACAACGACCGTGCGAACAGTCGGTTCAACTCACGCTCATCCGTATGCGTGTATCTCAGCAGGTATCGGTGCTCTTTGGGGTTGGGCACATGGTGGTGCAAACGAGGGGGTGATACGCCAACTTGAAGAGATAGGAAATGTCGCAAATGTGGATAAATACATCAAACGAGCCAAAGATAAAAACGATCCGTTTAGACTAATGGGTTTTG
This portion of the Campylobacter anatolicus genome encodes:
- a CDS encoding flagellin B, producing MSFRINTNINAMNSHANAVGNNRNLSNSLGRLSSGLRIQTAADDASGLAIADSLRSQASTLGQAIANGNDAIGIIQTADKAMDEQLKILETIKVKATQSAQDGQTTSSRQALQADIVRLMEELDNIGNTTSFNGQQLLNGTFSNKEFQIGAYSNQTVKASIGATTSDKIGLTRFESSKLLTAGGKITLTFLNVDGINDVKVAAATISSSLGTGLGALAENINKVSDKTGVRATYDVTWKSSKAISGGLIKSFSINGVKIGDLDVKAGDSNGALVNAINAVKDQTGVEASLDAEGRMVLTSRSGRAIEAKGTDISKGLGGKGKDANGTALTKGFIGRLNLVRLDGRDIKMKGGNGPKLSVAFSDKGGAQQSVSLRDIRGQIDKNLATAMGFSRMSGNISSNQAAGVMTLRGAMAVMDIAESAQKTLDLIRSDLGSVQNQLISTVNNITVTQVNVKSAESQIRDVDFASESANFSKYNILAQSGSYAMSQANAVQQNVMRLLQ
- the topA gene encoding type I DNA topoisomerase, whose translation is MMKDLIIVESPAKAKTINNFLGKDYNVIASKGHIRDLPKTSFGIKIEDDKFIPEYRVSTDHSKIVKEIKELAKNANEIYLATDEDREGEAIAFHIANAIGKDATKLPRIVFHEITKSAINNALQNPRHINMHSVNAQQTRRLLDRIVGYKLSPLLNLKIQKGLSAGRVQSAALKIIVDREREIQAFKPIEYYLIDTKFKKDLEAELIKFESQKIEKLTITNADRAKYIVQNLKDKKFSVRDIESKDRKIQPSPPFMTSTLQQSASNRLGFSPKKTMMIAQTLYEGVQTHEGFMGAITYMRTDSLNLAKEAVAAAREMIKNEFGDKYLPSKAVFYTTHSKGAQEAHEAIRPTNLSFTPAIAAKFLEKDALRLYTLIYNRFLASQMNPCVSQTQNVFVVSENAEFKISGRKVVFDGFYRVYGDMDKDKILPNLNIGDEMSLESIKSTQHFTEPPSRYSEAGLVKKLESLGIGRPSTYAPTISLLTSREYVRIEKKQLIPNEVAFTMMSVLEEHFSNIVDSEFTSRLEEKLDEIAEDKADWQKVLNDFYYPFIDKISEGKTNIKSLKVSTPIGEKCPECGGELVKRKGRYGEFIACGNFPKCKYSRNIKSDENQSSINGESGEDVAKPIRAKKEIVKLEVPCPKCGGDIVERFSRRGKFYGCANYPKCDFISNYEPTEYKCDTCGGMIVKKELKKGTFLECVKCKNKKEI
- a CDS encoding YfcE family phosphodiesterase; the encoded protein is MQEQKRNLKIGIISDSHHRMDVAKEAIDLLVKNGCELVLHAGDILKSECLKYLQDSGVAYRAVIGNNDSHLSVLKVKFDLFDEPYEFKFKELGIRLMHHSKFINTKNNNVNLVVFGHTHSFTTLLQNDCLIINPGEICGRNFGVFTFAMVEFDGKNFNVYKFSKTPQSTEFKVENINLQGQR
- a CDS encoding biotin synthase; translated protein: MNTIMLCAISSLSAGNCSEDCAYCTQSVGVKSDIQRYNLKTPEQVIAEAKKAYEYHALGFCLVTSGARLTDKKTEDVARIAKAVSEAVPELMLIACNGMATREQLRELKKAGVFSYNHNLETSREYFSKICTTHSWDERYETNLNAQAEGLQLCCGGIYGIGESEADRVSFRRSLAELKPFSSPINFFIANPALNLQQPRLSVDEALKIIDDTVKTLPNTRIMIAGGREAVLGERQYEIFDHGVSAVVIGDYLTTKGEERLKDIEQFKKMGFSFASKCH
- a CDS encoding cation:proton antiporter — translated: MQTDNVSELSILITLAFIIFASPYFSRVLRIPIAPVEIMLGAVAGYLGFIGNNEIFKLISEVGFFFLMFLAGMEIDLQMFINADRRVLKLGFIYLAMLYALAATLTFALNLNTLFIIIIPIMSVGMIFTLFKEYGKNEEWLNLSMLIASIGELFSIVFLTFATAYLQFGAGLELWLTITYLALFLGLSVLGFKFLKVLFWWYPSLKIILMPHYDKDEKDIRLSIAVFFLMIVLMIYLHLEVAFGAFIAGMFITTFFDHKKDLPHKLASFGFGFLVPTFFVYIGSTLKLSNLLVSEILKDAFFIVFSMIICRFLASFAFLNMLKFKKMALYTLSQSMPLTLLIAVATIAHKTGGISEKFYSSFILASLLQAIISMVLIKIIMAIKPERR
- a CDS encoding citrate synthase, giving the protein MANIATLTDNRTGKSWDFPILQGTMGPDVVDISTFFSDTGMFTFDRGYTSTAMCRSSITYIDGLKGELMYRGYDIAYLAENKTFLDVAYLLLNKELPNEKEYADFKMELKKRSFIHEGMMKIFDTFPDKAHPMAILQASVSVLSAFYSDYLNMDKPKEYREMAMRIIAKIPTIAAFSYRYSRGLPIIYPNLDRGFTENFLYMMRGYPYEHVDLKPIEIKALDTVFMLHADHEQNASTTTVRTVGSTHAHPYACISAGIGALWGWAHGGANEGVIRQLEEIGNVANVDKYIKRAKDKNDPFRLMGFGHRVYKNFDPRAKVLKKMRDQLIDEIGINSELIEVANRIEEIALNDDYFVSRNLYPNVDFHSGLILKALGIPNNMFAVIFVIGRTPGWISQWIELKEQDSIKIVRPRQLYIGETDRTPK